The proteins below are encoded in one region of Paenibacillus albus:
- a CDS encoding MFS transporter has translation MDTKVKSSSWHYSWIVVLIAFITLLVSAGIRSMPSILMVPFETEFGWDRSSISGVISVGIFLYGLVGPFSAAILSKFGIRRTMVISLAVLATSMALTPLMTQLWQYELLWGIVSGLATGMMANVLGVTVVNRWFVKRKGLFVGILTASAATGQLLFLPLLAHITVENGWRYAVYTAVGVIVLVLVIVAIWMRNHPIEKGIAPYGSDELVQPEPFQGSIFLTPLSTLRQAVKSKTFWLLAGTFFFCGFSTNGLIGTHLIPACGDHGIPEVMAAGLLALMGMFDLIGTTLSGWLTDRFDSRKLLFWYYGLRGLSLMFLPYALDGGQSTLFIFSVFYGLDWIATVPPTVKLAGQEFGKEKAGMVFGWVVVAHQVGASAAAFFAGVLREWTGTYSPTFFGAGLICLFAALMAIRISKRKESQGALV, from the coding sequence ATGGATACTAAAGTTAAATCTTCTTCCTGGCATTACAGCTGGATCGTTGTGCTTATCGCGTTTATCACGCTTCTCGTTTCTGCCGGCATCCGTTCGATGCCGAGTATATTAATGGTCCCGTTTGAAACCGAGTTTGGGTGGGACCGGAGCTCCATCTCAGGCGTTATCTCCGTCGGCATTTTCCTATATGGCCTAGTAGGGCCATTCTCGGCAGCTATACTGTCCAAGTTCGGCATTCGTCGCACGATGGTTATTTCACTGGCCGTCTTGGCCACAAGCATGGCGCTCACTCCGCTTATGACGCAGCTTTGGCAGTATGAGCTGCTCTGGGGCATCGTCTCGGGATTAGCTACCGGAATGATGGCTAATGTCCTAGGCGTTACGGTAGTTAATCGCTGGTTCGTGAAACGTAAAGGACTATTCGTCGGCATATTGACCGCTAGTGCAGCAACTGGACAATTGCTATTCCTGCCCTTGCTGGCACATATCACGGTTGAAAATGGCTGGCGATACGCAGTCTATACCGCTGTTGGAGTTATTGTACTCGTATTGGTGATTGTGGCAATCTGGATGCGAAATCACCCTATTGAGAAAGGGATCGCCCCTTATGGCTCGGATGAGCTTGTGCAACCTGAACCGTTTCAAGGCAGTATTTTTCTTACTCCGTTATCGACATTGCGTCAGGCGGTGAAGAGCAAAACATTTTGGTTACTCGCGGGCACGTTCTTCTTTTGCGGGTTTTCTACCAACGGCTTGATCGGCACTCATCTGATTCCGGCTTGCGGCGATCATGGCATTCCTGAGGTGATGGCTGCCGGACTGCTCGCGTTAATGGGCATGTTCGATCTGATCGGCACGACATTATCCGGTTGGTTGACGGATCGTTTTGACTCTCGCAAGCTGCTGTTCTGGTACTACGGGCTTCGCGGACTTTCTCTTATGTTCTTGCCTTACGCATTAGATGGGGGACAATCTACACTATTCATTTTCTCTGTTTTTTACGGACTTGATTGGATCGCGACTGTTCCGCCAACGGTTAAGCTGGCCGGGCAAGAGTTCGGTAAAGAGAAGGCCGGTATGGTATTCGGATGGGTGGTCGTCGCTCACCAAGTTGGCGCATCTGCAGCTGCATTCTTCGCAGGTGTTCTCAGAGAATGGACGGGAACCTACTCACCGACATTCTTCGGCGCAGGACTTATTTGTTTGTTCGCTGCCTTAATGGCGATTCGGATTAGTAAGCGGAAGGAGTCTCAAGGAGCACTAGTGTAA
- a CDS encoding MFS transporter, with product MNDKVVMPVWTFGLFIVIMNTTMFNVSIPSIIQDIGVSASLGSWIISSYSIGYALSTVIYSRLSDVLAIRRLLTVGLLILGLASVFGIFAQSFETLLFARIAQSAGAGVTAGLGLVIASRYIPYERRGRSIALISAGSAMAFGMGPIVGGVITEFIGWNGLFGVTSLVLILLPVLLWLLPREQPKPFRFDIWGAVLTIVNAVALLTAVTQRSLIWLIVGILSIALHTWHLKRNKESFINPEIFAIPKYRKLLLIGFCILVLNLGNLFIMPLVLANVFGHSPLIIGLTIAPGAVLSAFMTRFVGRWIDRYGNMRVLASAHVTLALVLIVFWMIVGTSTMVILMGYLFFSPAASASLASLNNETSRILPSNLIGSGMGFMQLIQFFGGSISVAVCGILLEYEHKHSLIHAYEFVYMVLIAVCICSLCGLLRYILASRRGTEQ from the coding sequence ATGAATGACAAAGTTGTAATGCCAGTGTGGACTTTCGGACTGTTCATCGTAATTATGAACACGACCATGTTTAATGTATCAATACCAAGTATTATTCAAGATATTGGCGTTTCTGCGTCTCTAGGTTCATGGATTATTTCAAGCTACTCTATCGGATATGCACTATCAACTGTGATCTACAGCAGACTATCCGATGTGCTAGCTATTCGCCGGCTGTTGACGGTCGGACTCTTGATACTGGGTCTGGCATCTGTCTTTGGCATTTTTGCGCAAAGTTTCGAAACGCTTTTGTTTGCTCGAATCGCACAGTCTGCAGGCGCGGGAGTGACCGCGGGACTCGGTCTTGTTATCGCTAGTCGGTATATTCCATATGAAAGAAGAGGGCGATCCATTGCACTGATTTCGGCTGGATCTGCCATGGCCTTCGGAATGGGACCGATCGTAGGCGGAGTTATAACGGAGTTTATCGGTTGGAACGGATTATTCGGGGTTACGAGTCTTGTGCTAATTCTCTTGCCCGTGCTGCTCTGGCTCCTCCCCAGAGAGCAGCCTAAACCTTTCCGGTTTGATATATGGGGTGCAGTCTTGACGATCGTAAACGCGGTTGCGCTTCTAACTGCAGTGACTCAGAGATCGTTAATCTGGCTCATTGTCGGAATTCTATCTATTGCTCTCCATACCTGGCATCTGAAGCGGAATAAGGAATCCTTCATTAATCCGGAAATTTTTGCCATACCAAAGTATAGAAAACTATTGCTTATCGGCTTTTGCATTCTAGTTCTGAATCTAGGAAATTTGTTTATTATGCCTTTAGTACTCGCGAATGTATTCGGGCACTCCCCGTTGATTATCGGACTTACCATTGCGCCAGGTGCCGTATTATCTGCATTTATGACTCGTTTTGTCGGCAGATGGATCGATCGATACGGCAATATGCGTGTCCTCGCTTCCGCACATGTCACCTTGGCACTTGTATTGATCGTTTTTTGGATGATTGTAGGTACATCAACTATGGTCATCTTAATGGGTTATTTATTCTTCTCGCCAGCGGCATCCGCATCATTAGCATCATTAAATAATGAAACTTCTCGGATTTTGCCATCCAACCTGATTGGTTCTGGCATGGGATTTATGCAGCTAATTCAGTTTTTCGGAGGGTCAATATCTGTTGCGGTTTGCGGGATTCTACTCGAATATGAGCATAAACATTCACTGATCCATGCCTATGAATTCGTGTATATGGTCCTGATCGCAGTATGTATATGCTCATTATGCGGACTGCTTCGATATATATTGGCAAGTCGGAGAGGGACTGAACAATAG
- a CDS encoding TetR/AcrR family transcriptional regulator, producing the protein MARTKEFDQEFVLHKAMNLFWEQGYEKTSLQQLVTHMGIHKGSLYDTFGEKRNLYNLALKRYCERYETSLKHRVESSRSSKETIQQFFDSAIREREDKPQGCFIVNAAVELSNHDDEARDSVRVNWEHVEGIIRDLIVQGQQSGEFDETLDSVQLASFLNNALIGLRVMVKTNPDREKLSSIIEMNMSVLK; encoded by the coding sequence ATGGCTAGGACCAAAGAATTTGATCAAGAATTCGTATTGCATAAGGCGATGAACCTGTTCTGGGAGCAAGGCTATGAAAAGACATCTTTACAGCAACTAGTCACTCATATGGGCATACACAAGGGCAGCTTATACGATACCTTCGGAGAGAAAAGGAATCTCTACAACCTCGCATTAAAACGCTACTGCGAGCGATATGAAACTTCTTTAAAGCATCGAGTTGAGAGTTCCCGCTCGTCCAAAGAAACCATACAACAATTTTTTGATAGCGCGATCCGAGAGCGTGAAGATAAGCCACAGGGCTGTTTCATTGTAAATGCAGCCGTTGAGTTATCCAATCATGATGATGAGGCAAGGGATTCCGTACGTGTGAATTGGGAGCATGTAGAGGGGATTATCCGTGATTTGATCGTGCAGGGCCAGCAATCCGGTGAGTTCGATGAAACGCTTGACTCCGTTCAATTAGCATCTTTCTTGAATAATGCCTTAATTGGACTTCGCGTGATGGTTAAAACAAATCCAGACAGGGAAAAACTAAGCAGCATTATCGAAATGAATATGTCGGTATTAAAATAA
- a CDS encoding sulfatase-like hydrolase/transferase — protein sequence MITNPNFLLIIVDEERFPPVYESDEIHAWRIKNLPAHERLRANGVELHRHYIGSAACCPSRATMFTGQYPSLHGVSQTNGIAKEAFDSDMYWLPPHTVPTIGNYFLEAGYQTYYKGKWHISFEDLLVPGTHDDLPSYNTSTGVPDPQREQLYMAADPLHAFGFSSWIGPEPHGRSPRNSASSAAKGLSGRDVVYGTETVELIDALDREKKADTKARPWLVVASFVNPHDITLFGSFTEHMPNRFHFQVDPMADVPPPPTIGERLNEKPDCQASYRNTYPKAIQPIVNEPLYRKLYYQLQKNADQQIARVLDALDRSSFRDDTIVIFTSDHGDLLGAHGGLHQKMYCAYEEVLHVPFLIHNKRLFPERQSVTELTSHIDLLPTMLGLANADVSGIQCRLQSRFSEVRPFVGRDLTSILIGQTDSRESQRLGEPVYFMTDDDITRGQHQRNILGRPYDSVVQPNHIETVIADLPSAQGQPVRQWKYSRYFDNDRFWSEPGVRDVTMQIGESEYTPVSSAFSTCRIQIKTVPVPEQFELYDLTGDPLETRNLAHPAWATTQTEAIRARMAKLLVEQRSQKRLNPIH from the coding sequence ATGATCACCAACCCGAACTTCCTCCTCATCATTGTTGATGAGGAGCGCTTTCCTCCTGTCTACGAGAGTGATGAAATTCATGCTTGGCGAATCAAGAACCTCCCGGCCCATGAGCGACTGCGCGCAAACGGCGTGGAGCTGCACAGGCATTATATCGGCAGCGCAGCCTGTTGTCCAAGCCGGGCAACAATGTTCACCGGACAATACCCTTCGCTTCACGGTGTCTCTCAAACGAATGGCATTGCCAAGGAGGCATTCGATTCTGATATGTATTGGCTTCCTCCGCATACAGTGCCTACGATCGGCAATTACTTTCTCGAAGCGGGATACCAGACGTACTATAAAGGCAAATGGCATATTTCGTTTGAAGATCTTCTCGTTCCTGGAACTCACGACGACTTGCCAAGCTACAATACCTCGACCGGGGTACCTGATCCGCAGCGGGAGCAACTGTATATGGCCGCAGATCCGCTGCACGCGTTCGGCTTCTCATCTTGGATTGGACCCGAACCACACGGCCGAAGTCCTCGTAATTCCGCTTCCTCTGCGGCAAAGGGCTTAAGCGGCAGAGATGTTGTTTACGGCACCGAAACTGTTGAGTTGATTGATGCGCTGGATCGTGAGAAGAAAGCCGATACAAAGGCGCGGCCATGGCTCGTCGTCGCCTCCTTCGTAAACCCTCATGATATTACGCTGTTTGGCTCGTTTACCGAACATATGCCGAACCGCTTCCACTTCCAGGTCGATCCGATGGCCGATGTCCCTCCCCCGCCAACGATTGGGGAAAGGTTGAATGAAAAGCCTGACTGTCAGGCCAGCTACAGGAATACGTATCCGAAAGCCATACAGCCTATCGTCAACGAGCCCTTATATAGAAAGCTGTACTATCAGCTGCAAAAGAATGCAGATCAGCAAATCGCTAGGGTCTTAGATGCGCTCGACCGTTCTTCGTTCCGCGACGATACGATCGTTATTTTCACTTCAGATCATGGTGATCTGCTCGGAGCCCACGGTGGGCTGCATCAGAAAATGTACTGCGCCTATGAAGAAGTGCTCCATGTTCCTTTCCTTATTCATAATAAACGTCTCTTTCCGGAGAGGCAGAGCGTGACTGAGCTAACCTCCCACATCGATCTGCTTCCGACCATGCTTGGTCTCGCGAATGCTGACGTCTCCGGCATCCAGTGCCGTTTGCAAAGCCGTTTCAGTGAAGTCCGCCCCTTCGTCGGCCGCGATCTAACCTCTATCTTGATAGGCCAAACGGATAGCCGCGAATCTCAACGCCTCGGGGAGCCGGTTTATTTTATGACCGACGATGATATCACCCGCGGCCAGCATCAACGCAATATATTGGGAAGACCCTATGACTCCGTCGTTCAGCCTAACCACATCGAGACCGTGATCGCCGATCTACCTAGTGCGCAAGGACAGCCGGTCCGGCAGTGGAAATATTCCCGCTACTTCGATAATGACCGTTTCTGGAGCGAACCTGGCGTGCGCGATGTAACGATGCAGATTGGCGAATCAGAGTATACACCGGTGTCATCAGCCTTCTCCACTTGCCGGATTCAGATCAAAACCGTCCCAGTTCCCGAACAATTCGAGCTTTACGACTTAACTGGAGATCCACTAGAAACGCGTAATCTCGCCCATCCGGCGTGGGCCACGACGCAGACAGAGGCAATCAGAGCCCGAATGGCCAAATTGTTGGTGGAACAACGAAGTCAGAAACGGCTGAATCCCATTCATTGA
- a CDS encoding DUF5071 domain-containing protein yields the protein MFPIRDLVPTYKFDYEVLGKLRKLDLNKIDINPIIPELFEWIQNINWPIAPDLCKILATFRANDIIPQIKLVLNSGDDCWQNSCLCYLIPELPIEVKRELLPDLLRIATSPTEIEKYCEFDSYAKKMIDSLS from the coding sequence ATGTTTCCGATCCGTGATTTGGTTCCAACCTATAAATTCGACTATGAAGTCTTAGGTAAATTGAGGAAGTTGGATCTCAACAAAATAGATATCAATCCGATAATACCTGAACTTTTCGAATGGATTCAGAACATTAATTGGCCAATCGCGCCTGATCTATGCAAGATACTCGCAACCTTTAGAGCGAATGATATCATCCCTCAAATTAAGTTGGTTTTGAATAGTGGCGATGACTGCTGGCAGAATTCATGCCTATGTTACCTTATTCCTGAGTTACCAATTGAAGTGAAGAGGGAATTGCTGCCTGATTTACTGAGGATTGCAACGTCCCCTACCGAGATTGAAAAATACTGTGAGTTCGATTCATACGCCAAAAAAATGATTGACTCTTTGAGCTAA
- a CDS encoding ABC transporter ATP-binding protein, with the protein MWEALREPFRYPKPLGKDAEQGVSSAGKRPKAQAKDWQGTLRRIWHYLSHRRGRLSIVMLLVIGSCGLTLLGPYLIGMAIDDYLEGPGGRPWLLFLFGLTSVYVLQSIVGWLQNIWMIQIAQETVLRMRADLFAQLHRLPIPFFGKNRQGDLMSRMTNDIDSVSSTLNSSAIQLLSSVLMLGGTVVVMLLLSPLLTLLTFFVVPLMVLGMRWITRRTGALFKERQRNLGELNGFVEETLSGQRIIKAFSQEERVIREFHERNVRIKYSGFWAQTISGFIPKLMNGLNNLSFAVIACVGGILAIRGAITVGVIIVFVEYARQFTRPLNDLANQWNTLLSAIAGAERVFEIVDEQEEDVDEHTAVALDAVAGAIVFHKVSFAYEAGRNTLKEISFEAKPGETIAIIGPTGAGKTSLIQLLSRFYDTDGGTITLDGRDIRTIKRESLRSHMAFVLQDSFLFEGTIRDNIRYGKLDATDSQVEEAAKLANAHSFIMRLPGGYDRKLLADGSGISQGQRQLLAIARAILADPAILVLDEATSSIDTVSEIKIQEGLKRLMEGRTSFVIAHRLNTIREADRILVLKDGFLVEQGPHEDLLRKQGLYSDLYHGSLTSKRSS; encoded by the coding sequence ATGTGGGAAGCCTTACGTGAGCCCTTCCGGTATCCCAAGCCGCTCGGGAAAGATGCCGAGCAAGGCGTATCTTCAGCGGGCAAGCGTCCCAAAGCCCAAGCTAAGGACTGGCAAGGAACGCTCAGACGGATTTGGCATTATCTGTCGCACCGGAGAGGTAGATTGTCGATTGTCATGCTGCTGGTTATAGGAAGCTGCGGGCTAACGCTGCTTGGTCCATATCTGATCGGAATGGCAATTGACGATTACCTGGAGGGACCAGGCGGCAGGCCATGGCTGCTGTTTCTGTTTGGTTTAACAAGCGTCTATGTGCTTCAGTCCATTGTGGGCTGGCTGCAAAATATATGGATGATTCAGATCGCCCAGGAAACCGTTCTGAGGATGCGCGCCGATCTCTTCGCGCAGCTGCATCGCCTGCCAATCCCGTTCTTCGGGAAAAATCGTCAGGGCGATCTCATGAGCCGCATGACCAATGACATCGACAGCGTGAGCTCTACGCTCAACAGCTCGGCCATCCAGCTGCTATCCAGCGTACTGATGCTGGGAGGCACTGTCGTCGTCATGCTGCTGCTCAGTCCGCTGCTCACGCTTCTTACTTTCTTTGTCGTTCCGCTTATGGTGCTCGGGATGCGGTGGATTACGCGGCGGACAGGAGCGCTATTCAAGGAGCGTCAGCGGAATTTGGGGGAATTGAACGGGTTCGTGGAAGAAACGCTGTCCGGTCAGCGAATTATCAAGGCGTTCTCGCAAGAAGAGCGGGTTATTAGGGAGTTTCATGAACGCAATGTGCGCATCAAATATTCTGGTTTCTGGGCACAAACCATATCGGGCTTCATTCCCAAGCTGATGAACGGTCTCAATAATTTAAGCTTTGCCGTAATTGCCTGTGTTGGCGGAATATTGGCTATCCGTGGCGCGATAACCGTTGGGGTCATTATCGTCTTTGTCGAGTATGCCCGGCAGTTTACCAGACCTCTTAATGATCTGGCCAACCAATGGAACACTCTCTTGTCCGCCATTGCAGGAGCAGAACGGGTATTCGAAATCGTGGACGAACAGGAAGAAGACGTGGACGAGCATACCGCCGTTGCGCTTGATGCCGTGGCAGGTGCGATCGTCTTCCACAAAGTGTCCTTCGCTTACGAGGCAGGAAGAAATACACTTAAGGAGATCAGCTTTGAGGCGAAGCCCGGTGAAACGATAGCCATTATCGGGCCAACGGGAGCGGGTAAGACGTCGCTTATTCAACTGCTCTCCCGTTTCTATGATACAGATGGGGGCACGATCACGTTGGATGGGCGGGATATCCGAACGATCAAGCGTGAAAGCCTGCGCTCCCATATGGCATTCGTGCTGCAGGATTCCTTTCTGTTTGAAGGTACGATCCGCGACAATATACGATACGGCAAACTAGATGCCACCGACAGTCAGGTAGAAGAAGCGGCCAAGCTCGCGAACGCCCATTCATTCATTATGCGGCTGCCCGGCGGCTACGACCGGAAGCTGCTTGCTGATGGCAGCGGCATCAGTCAGGGACAGCGACAGCTCCTTGCCATCGCGCGCGCGATCCTGGCCGATCCAGCGATTCTCGTATTGGACGAGGCGACGAGCAGTATCGACACTGTTTCTGAGATCAAAATCCAGGAAGGCTTGAAGCGTTTGATGGAAGGACGAACGAGCTTTGTTATCGCTCACAGACTGAATACAATCCGCGAGGCCGACCGCATTCTGGTGCTCAAGGATGGATTTCTGGTGGAGCAGGGCCCTCATGAAGATCTGTTGAGGAAGCAGGGGCTGTATAGTGATCTGTATCATGGCAGCTTGACCAGTAAACGGAGTAGCTAG
- a CDS encoding ABC transporter ATP-binding protein, translating to MLRFLGKYRVAAGMAVVMMLVELAVELIQPFLISVIIDEGISQKETSVVLLWGGILIVGSVAAFFAGILSSFFASHASQGFAFDVRDALYTKVQGFAYPVFNRFATSSLITRLTNDVTQLQDTVFMGLRFMLRMPLVVIGSIIMALVVHLQLGFLLTLTVPALLIFVIWIMKRASVLFKMVQMRLDTLNRVMQENLTGMRLIRVFVRRKEEVGRFAKLSQELMKSTVSALRLTEITMPFILLIMNAGIIAVLWFGHKQISMGTATAGEVVAVVNYSLRTAGALSAFSMIVATFSRARASAQRVDEALNTDSEAPSRSGRNPEGQCEGGIEFEHVSFQYPNSEARVLVDISFKVRPGDTVAILGATGSGKSSLMQLVLRLYEETAGSVRIDGRNARELDLEYLHRSIGYVSQEVLLFSGTIRDNIAWGLEDASMEQVMEAARLAQIHETIVKLPDQYDTLLGQRGVNLSGGQKQRLSIARALIRKPAILLLDDSTSALDVRTEAALLQALKSMSCTTLLITQKISSTLGADLILLMDEGSLIAQGTHGQLLASDDLYRRIYESQFGKEGAAYVGSLT from the coding sequence ATGTTGCGGTTTTTGGGGAAATACAGGGTTGCAGCCGGCATGGCTGTCGTTATGATGTTGGTTGAACTGGCAGTAGAGCTGATTCAGCCATTTCTCATTTCAGTCATTATTGATGAAGGGATCTCGCAAAAGGAAACGTCGGTGGTGCTGTTGTGGGGTGGAATATTGATCGTGGGCTCGGTTGCCGCATTCTTCGCAGGTATTCTGAGTTCTTTTTTTGCCTCGCATGCTAGTCAGGGATTTGCGTTCGATGTCCGGGATGCCCTTTACACCAAGGTACAGGGCTTCGCTTATCCGGTTTTTAACCGCTTTGCCACATCATCGCTCATTACCCGGTTAACGAATGATGTTACGCAGCTTCAGGATACGGTATTCATGGGACTGAGGTTTATGCTGCGCATGCCGCTTGTTGTCATTGGCAGCATTATCATGGCGCTTGTCGTCCATTTGCAGTTAGGTTTCTTGCTCACATTGACCGTTCCGGCACTGCTCATATTCGTCATTTGGATCATGAAGAGAGCTTCCGTTTTATTCAAAATGGTTCAAATGAGACTGGATACGCTGAACCGCGTCATGCAGGAGAATCTGACCGGCATGCGGCTGATCCGCGTATTTGTCCGGCGTAAGGAAGAAGTAGGCCGCTTTGCAAAGCTGAGCCAGGAATTAATGAAGAGTACGGTCTCCGCCTTGCGTCTGACGGAAATTACGATGCCATTCATACTGCTAATTATGAACGCAGGCATTATTGCCGTGCTTTGGTTTGGGCATAAGCAAATCAGCATGGGGACAGCGACTGCAGGCGAGGTGGTGGCGGTTGTGAATTACTCGCTCCGGACGGCTGGCGCCCTGTCGGCTTTCTCCATGATCGTGGCAACCTTCTCCAGAGCCCGTGCATCTGCTCAGCGTGTTGATGAAGCGCTGAACACGGACAGCGAAGCGCCAAGCAGGTCGGGCCGTAATCCCGAAGGGCAGTGTGAAGGGGGCATAGAATTCGAACATGTTTCCTTCCAATACCCGAACTCCGAAGCCCGCGTGCTAGTGGATATTAGCTTCAAGGTCCGTCCGGGCGATACCGTGGCGATCCTGGGGGCTACCGGCTCGGGCAAATCTTCGTTGATGCAGCTTGTTCTGCGTCTTTATGAGGAAACCGCAGGCAGCGTACGCATCGACGGACGGAATGCGCGCGAGCTGGATCTGGAATATTTGCACCGTTCCATCGGCTATGTGTCCCAAGAGGTGCTGCTGTTCTCCGGCACGATACGGGATAATATCGCTTGGGGCTTGGAGGATGCCAGCATGGAGCAAGTGATGGAAGCTGCTAGACTGGCACAAATTCATGAGACAATCGTGAAGCTGCCCGATCAGTACGATACCCTCCTTGGACAGCGTGGTGTCAATCTATCCGGAGGGCAGAAGCAAAGGCTGTCAATCGCTCGCGCCTTGATCCGCAAGCCGGCTATTCTGCTGCTGGATGACAGCACCAGCGCGCTTGATGTCCGAACGGAAGCGGCATTGTTGCAGGCACTCAAGAGCATGTCCTGCACGACGCTCCTGATTACGCAGAAGATCAGCTCCACGTTAGGAGCGGATTTGATTCTGCTGATGGACGAGGGCAGTCTCATTGCGCAAGGAACTCACGGGCAGCTGCTGGCAAGCGACGACTTATATCGGCGTATTTATGAATCCCAATTCGGGAAGGAGGGAGCGGCATATGTGGGAAGCCTTACGTGA
- a CDS encoding cold-shock protein: METGTVKWFNAEKGFGFIEMEGGSDVFVHFSAIQGDGFKSLDEGQRVQFNVAQGNRGPQAENVVKL; the protein is encoded by the coding sequence ATGGAAACAGGAACAGTGAAATGGTTTAACGCAGAGAAAGGCTTTGGATTTATTGAAATGGAGGGCGGAAGTGACGTCTTCGTTCATTTCTCCGCAATTCAAGGGGATGGATTCAAATCGTTGGACGAAGGTCAACGCGTTCAATTTAATGTAGCTCAAGGCAACCGCGGTCCTCAAGCCGAAAATGTTGTAAAACTGTAA
- a CDS encoding alpha/beta hydrolase, with amino-acid sequence MTKQSNQPVILFIHGAFMTPDSWSPMRNYFDERGFKTLAPAWPHHDRSIEELRKNPSPELGKLGLAEIVNHYVRILRTLPEKPILIGHSFGGLIVQLLMDRNLGAAGIAIDPAASKGINPGAYKSASKSVSSILLMPWKRTAKLTFEQFQYAFVNNMAAGEQKEAFGYSVPETSKIFFQSALAALNPASPFAINFKNGNRGPLLIIAGEDDHIVPAVMVKNNFRLYDQNSGAATSFVEFPKRTHWIIAEQGYQEVAEYMVGWIHNQREVRGEIVS; translated from the coding sequence ATGACAAAACAATCGAATCAACCAGTAATCTTGTTCATACATGGCGCTTTTATGACTCCGGATAGCTGGTCGCCAATGAGGAACTATTTTGATGAGCGTGGGTTCAAGACCCTTGCTCCTGCCTGGCCTCATCATGATCGCAGCATCGAGGAGTTACGGAAGAACCCTTCCCCGGAACTCGGAAAGCTTGGGCTTGCGGAGATTGTAAATCATTATGTAAGAATATTAAGAACTTTACCGGAAAAACCAATCCTAATCGGACATTCGTTCGGTGGTTTGATCGTACAACTCCTTATGGATCGTAACTTGGGAGCTGCTGGCATCGCGATCGATCCCGCCGCATCCAAAGGGATTAACCCTGGGGCGTATAAATCGGCTTCCAAGTCAGTGTCTTCCATTCTTCTTATGCCATGGAAGCGAACGGCTAAGCTGACGTTCGAGCAATTTCAATACGCATTCGTTAATAACATGGCTGCAGGCGAACAAAAAGAAGCTTTCGGCTACTCCGTTCCGGAAACGAGCAAAATCTTCTTCCAAAGCGCGCTTGCTGCTTTAAATCCAGCTAGTCCATTTGCGATAAACTTTAAGAACGGCAACCGTGGGCCGCTTCTCATCATTGCGGGAGAGGATGATCATATCGTGCCTGCCGTCATGGTGAAAAATAATTTCCGGTTATACGATCAAAACTCAGGAGCTGCGACTTCGTTTGTAGAGTTCCCCAAACGCACGCATTGGATTATTGCAGAACAGGGATACCAAGAGGTTGCCGAATATATGGTAGGTTGGATTCATAATCAGCGCGAAGTACGGGGCGAAATCGTTTCATAA